The Kineothrix sp. IPX-CK genomic interval AAAAAACGAATATGCTTCTCCATCCGCTCTATTCTGTCCGTATCCTGAGCAGGAGTTCGCAGAAGATAATACAAATATTCCTCTCCCGCCGCGGAATACGCATAATTCATCTTTTTAAAGACACTATCCATATTCAAATCGTTCCAAGTAATATCATCGACATGAAACTCCTCCGCCTCATGCCTTCTGAAATAGCAGGAAATCCTCTGAAATTCCTCTTGCTTAATCTCTTCCCTCTTAGGAAGAACACCGTAATTATTCCGAAGCCATACGATAAAATCAGCCCGTCTCTTCCTGTCATCCAAAAGCCCCTTGAACATGATCAGCACAATAAAAGCTAATACAGTCAAGGCAAAAATTAAATATTCCATAAATCGAATTCCTGTCCCGGCGCGCTTATATCCGCAATGCAATTGCTGTATGAGGCACCAACCCTTGTTTTTTTGTATTTGCCGATATAACCGTATTCTTCCCACATATGTATTGGAAAAACCATCTTCGCCTTTGTATTTTCAAGGAAATAATCCATTCCCCAGCCATAAGCAGCCTCAAGCCTTGGATCCAAGGGTACAAAGGCAGCGTCAAAGCTCATGCCTCTTATGCTGTCAATTTCCCTCTTATAATTTTTCTCCATATCTTCATTGAAGGGAGACGGCTCTCCCTCCCAATGCCACCAATTCAAATCCCCTGCATGATAAATACACTTTCCATCCACACACACAATAAAAGCTACTCCTGTATCCGTAGAGCGAAGCGTGCGTATCTCTATATCATCGAATCGTATGGTTTTATTCTTTCCTACGTTAGTTATTTTCTTCCTTGCGGAGAGATCCACATGATTTCTGTCCAAATAGCTCTCGCTAAGCTTCACGTCACTGCCAAGGAAAAAATGTATGTTTTTATATCGACTGACCAAGTCAAAAATTTTCAGACTAAAATGGTCCTTGTGCTTATGTGACACAAAAACATATACCGGCTTTTCCGGCTCCCACTCCGGCAGCTTTCCGATATAATAGTCAAACAGCAATACGCATTGTTCCAGTTCAACGGAAAATCCGCTGTGATAAATATAAGTTACCTTCATACCTTTTCTTCACTTCCCATTTTTCTTGCTTCATTCTCTATTTATCTTAAACGATTTATAATTTCATTAGCTTTTTCATAAATAGCCAGGGGCTCATCCTTTAGAAGAAATTCTCCGTTCCGGTAAAGAATACGCCCGTGGATCATCGTCATTTTAACATTCTGCTTACTTGCACTGTATACGATATTTTTCGCAATATTATTGACGGGCTGCATATTGGGCTGGAACAAATCGATCATGATGATATCTGCCAGTTTGTCCTGCGCCAATACATCGGCGTTCTCCAGATGCATCGCCTTAGCTCCGTTTACCGTAGCCATCTTCAAAACCTCCATAGCATCTACCGCTGAAGCGTCCTTTTCCCGAAGCTTTGCGAGACCGGTAACGAGAAACATCTCCCGGAACATATCGAGACAATTGTTGCTGGCCGGCCCGTCCGTTCCTATGGCGATATTGAGTCCAGCCTTCAGAAAATCGTTAATAGGCGCGATTCCGCTGGCGAGCTTCGTATTGGAGCCCGGATTCGTAATGACATGTATATTCTTTTTCTGAAAAAGGGTGATTTCTTCCCCGGTCAGATACACACAGTGATAAGCTCCGCCGCCATGCTCGAACATCCCGAGAGAATCCAGGAACATTCCGGGTGTCATACCGTAACGTTCCACACAGCCTGCAACTTCCTCCTGCGTCTCAGACAGATGTATGTAAACCGGCGCCTTCAGACGCTTCGACATAGAGGCAATGTCTTCCATCAGCTCTTTAGAGCAGGTATATTCCGCATGAAAGCCGGGAAGAAAGCTAATTAACGGATCTTTGCCGTTCAGCTCCGTGTACCATTTCTCCATCTCTTCCACCGATTGACTGAAATTGTTAACAGCTCCCGTCAGCACACACCGCATACCCGTATCACTGCAGGCCTCCGCTACTGATCCTGGCGTTAAGTACATATCGAAAATGGAGGTGATCCCACTGGTCAGATATTCTAACACCGCCAGTTTGGTCAAATGATAAATATCCTCCTGCGTCATCTTAGCCTCTATCGGAAACACCTGCTTATTCAGCCACTCGTGCAGCGGAAGATCGTCCGCAAAGGAGCGAAGAAGGGTCATCCCTGAATGGGTATGGGCATTTTTAAAGCCCGGCATCAGCAGATTTCTTTCGCAGTCGATTTCTTCATCCCAAATCATACATGTAATGTTTCTCTGACGATAAAACTCGTCCATATTCAGCCCATCGCCTACATAAATAATCTTCTCATCGCTAACCCATACTTCTCCCTCGAAAATAGGCGCGTTCTCCTCCATTGTCAATATTCTAGCATTATAAAAACGAATATTCATTGCGGTACGGACTCCTTTCTTATGAATGTCTATTACTTCAAATTAGCCGGCCCGAAATTCTCCGGCAACAGCTCTTCCAATGTCTTCACATAATAATCCTCCGGAGATTTGGCTACGATGATTTCGAAGCTATCCGGTCTGCAGAATTCAGCCATTACTTGCCTGCATACGCCGCAAGGTGCTGCATATCCGGTTATCTCCTCCCCTTCCGGCGCTCCTGCAACGGCAATTGCAGCAAAGGCTCTTTCCCCTTCGCTTACCGCCTTAAAAAAAGCGGTGCGCTCTGCGCAGTTCGTAGGCCCATAAGCAGCATTTTCTATATTGCAGCCATGATATATCCGTCCTTCCTTCGTAAGAAGCGCAGCTCCCACCATAAAATGTGAATAAGGCACATAAGCCATCTTCCTGGCCTCCAGTGCTTCCTTTATCAGAGTTTCTCTCATTTCTTTATCTGTCACTTTACTTGAAATCCTCCATTTGCATGAAAACTTTATGCTTATATTCTAGAACCTTTTCACACTCTCCGACACCAGCTTGGTAAATAACGGTGCCGCCTTGTCTGCCGCCTCCTGGACCTCCTCGTGGGTCAAGGGATTCTCCGTCATGCCCGCAGCAAGATTGCACACGCAGGATATTCCGCAGATCCGCATGCCCATATGATTCGCCACGATCGCTTCCACCACAGTGCTCATTCCTACCGCATCTCCTCCTAAAGTGCGCATCATGCGTATTTCCGCAGGAGACTCGAAAGAAGGACCCGTAAGCTGAACGTAAACACCCTCTTTCATAGGCACTCCGCTCTCCTTGGCAGCTTCCCTTAAAATATCTTGCAAATCTTTATCGTAAACAGTGCTCATATCAGGGAAACGGGTTCCTAACGCTTCTATATTGGGCCCAATTAACGGATTCGGAGCAAAGCAGGAAATCTGATCGGTTATAAGCATCAAGTCTCCCGCTTTAAAATCATAGTTCACACCGCCGGAAGCATTGGTCAGAAACAAAATCTCCGCACCCATCAGTTTCATCAGGCGAATGGGGAGCACCACGTCCGATATTGGATAACCTTCATAAAAATGTACTCTCCCTTTCATGCATACTACCGGAACATCACCTACATATCCAAAAATAAATTTACCGGCATGTCCCGGAACGGTAGATACCGGAAAGTCTTCTATCTCGCTGTAGGAAAGTTCTGCCTCCACTGCAATAGTATCGGCAAAATCCCCCAGTCCGGATCCCAGCACGATAGCTACCCTCGGCTTGAAATCCACTCTCTCCTTAAGACTTTCAAAGCATTTCATCAATTTGTCATAGCTTGCACTCATTCCATATACCCCCGTCTTTTTATATTATTGTGCTTTTCAGAAGTAATAATTACCTTTTATTTTGTAAAATGTCGATGAAATAAATATAACACGAGTTCCATAATTTGTACATATGCAGCTGCGCATCTTACCCAAAGGGCTTTTATGTAATAGGATCACTTTCCTATTACATAAAAAAGTAACTGCCTTGCCGCTGTGGCAAAACAGTTACCCTATGAAATTTTCCCTGCAAATATCTTTTGCCCGTTCCTTATATGATGATGCAGACCATTCCACCATTGCTGTCGTTCACTATTTTCTGCATGGTTTCCTGAAGCTTTACTTGACTCTCTTCTCCAATCATCGCAATCTTCCCAGTGATGCCGTCATTTACAAGCTGTTCCACCGTCTTACCGAAGATATTGGTTTCCCACATTCCCTCTTCACTGGTGCCCGCGTCGGAGATATACCGGATCAGATCCTGCGCCTGCTCCTCAGTTCCAACGATAGGAGATATCTCCGTTTCAATATTCGCCCGTATCATATGGATGCTGGGACTTTCCGCTTTGATTTTTACGCCGAACTTATTTCCATGACGGATGATTTCCGGTTTATCCAAGGTGATTTCGTTTCTTTCGGGCGTTACCACTCCATAGCCTTTACCCCTGACCGAATCCACTGCATGAAGGACCTTTACATATTCTGTCTTCATCTTTGCCATTTCCCTCAGTACGGACAACAGCTGGTATTCGCTGGTGATATTTTCCCCGACCAAGTCGCTCAGCATTTCGTAATAGAACGAATCGTCCACATCCACCGCCACCGTTACGCAGCCGGTAGCCATATCGATTCCCTCCACCTTGCATTTACGCAGATAGTCACTTTCTATCTGAATTCCTCCGGATACCACGTCCTTTACACAACCAACCTGCCCTATAAGCTCTCTTATCTTCCCTATGATGTCGGCCTTCATCCTATGGGTATTTGGAAGCATCTCCACCCACTTGGGCATGTAGAATTCCACCATAGTAAGCGGGAATTCATATAGTATTTTTTCCATAATTCCATTAATATCTTCTTTTTTCAACTGCTCGCAGTTTACGGGCATTGCGCTGACCTGATATTTCCTGCCCACTTCCTCCGCAAGTTTGATGGCGCTTTCCGAATATGGCTTCTCCGTATTTACTAATACGATAAAGGGCTTATGTATTCTTTTAAGCTCCTGGATAGTCCTCTCTTCAGCCGGTAAGTAATTTTCTCTCGGAAGCTCTCCGAAGCTGCCATCGCAGGTTACGACGATGCCTATGGTCGAATGATCGTTAATTACCTTGCGCGTGCCGATTTCCGCCGCCTGCGTAAAGGGGATCTCCTCCGTCGACCAAGGCGTCTTTACCATCCGCTCTATATCTTCCTCCATATGGCCGCTGGCGCCTTCCACCATATAGCCTACGCAGTCGATCAGGCGGACATTAACATTGATGTCCTCGCCAAGGGAAATCTTTGCGGCCTCCTTAGGAATAAACTTCGGCTCCGTAGTGGTAATTGTTTTCCCGCCGGAGCTTTGCGGCAGCTCATCCTGTGCCCTTGTCTTTTCATGTTCGTCTGTCATATAGGGTAAAACCATAATATCCATAAAACGTTTGATAAACGTAGACTTACCGGTCCTGACCGGTCCCACCACCCCTATGTAGATTTCTCCTCCGGTTCTAAATTGTATATCTTTGTATAAATTATGTGTATGTGAAGCGTCCATAAAAAAAGTTTCCCCTTCCATATTTGCTGTTACAATATATGCAAGGGGAAAAAACATTATTCTTATTTAATTTTTGTAAATAACCTTTTTAAAGCTCTTCTTACCGCGCTTTAGGATTAGCCCTTCGCCTGCAAGCCGTTCCTTTTCAAAAGCAGCCTTGATATCCGCAACCTTCTCTCCGTCCACAGTCACTCCGCCCTGCTCCACCGCACGGCGCCCCTCGGAGCGGGAGGCCACGAGACCGGAAGCTACCAGCATGGAAAGAATATCAATCTTGTCTTCTTCAAAATCTTTGTCCTCAAGCTCCGCCGTAGGCATATCCGCTGCGTTTCCGCTTGTAAATAAGGCCTTTGCGCTTTCTAACGCCTTATTTGCTTCCTCTTCTCCATGTATCATCTTTGTCAGCTCATAAGCAAGAATTTCTTTTGCCCTGTTCAGTTCGCTGCCCTCCCATTTATCCATTTCGTCAATCTGCTCCAGCGGAAGGAATGTCAGCATGCGGATACATTTTAGGACATCCGCATCGGCAATGTTTCTCCAGTACTGGAAGAATTCATAAGGAGGCGTCTTATTGGGATCCAGCCATACGGCCCCCTTCTGCGTCTTGCCCATCTTATTGCCTTCAGAATTAAGAAGCAGGGTAATCGTCATAGCATAT includes:
- a CDS encoding cytidine deaminase; translated protein: MRETLIKEALEARKMAYVPYSHFMVGAALLTKEGRIYHGCNIENAAYGPTNCAERTAFFKAVSEGERAFAAIAVAGAPEGEEITGYAAPCGVCRQVMAEFCRPDSFEIIVAKSPEDYYVKTLEELLPENFGPANLK
- a CDS encoding MBL fold metallo-hydrolase is translated as MKVTYIYHSGFSVELEQCVLLFDYYIGKLPEWEPEKPVYVFVSHKHKDHFSLKIFDLVSRYKNIHFFLGSDVKLSESYLDRNHVDLSARKKITNVGKNKTIRFDDIEIRTLRSTDTGVAFIVCVDGKCIYHAGDLNWWHWEGEPSPFNEDMEKNYKREIDSIRGMSFDAAFVPLDPRLEAAYGWGMDYFLENTKAKMVFPIHMWEEYGYIGKYKKTRVGASYSNCIADISAPGQEFDLWNI
- a CDS encoding amidohydrolase encodes the protein MNIRFYNARILTMEENAPIFEGEVWVSDEKIIYVGDGLNMDEFYRQRNITCMIWDEEIDCERNLLMPGFKNAHTHSGMTLLRSFADDLPLHEWLNKQVFPIEAKMTQEDIYHLTKLAVLEYLTSGITSIFDMYLTPGSVAEACSDTGMRCVLTGAVNNFSQSVEEMEKWYTELNGKDPLISFLPGFHAEYTCSKELMEDIASMSKRLKAPVYIHLSETQEEVAGCVERYGMTPGMFLDSLGMFEHGGGAYHCVYLTGEEITLFQKKNIHVITNPGSNTKLASGIAPINDFLKAGLNIAIGTDGPASNNCLDMFREMFLVTGLAKLREKDASAVDAMEVLKMATVNGAKAMHLENADVLAQDKLADIIMIDLFQPNMQPVNNIAKNIVYSASKQNVKMTMIHGRILYRNGEFLLKDEPLAIYEKANEIINRLR
- the spoIVA gene encoding stage IV sporulation protein A, with amino-acid sequence MDASHTHNLYKDIQFRTGGEIYIGVVGPVRTGKSTFIKRFMDIMVLPYMTDEHEKTRAQDELPQSSGGKTITTTEPKFIPKEAAKISLGEDINVNVRLIDCVGYMVEGASGHMEEDIERMVKTPWSTEEIPFTQAAEIGTRKVINDHSTIGIVVTCDGSFGELPRENYLPAEERTIQELKRIHKPFIVLVNTEKPYSESAIKLAEEVGRKYQVSAMPVNCEQLKKEDINGIMEKILYEFPLTMVEFYMPKWVEMLPNTHRMKADIIGKIRELIGQVGCVKDVVSGGIQIESDYLRKCKVEGIDMATGCVTVAVDVDDSFYYEMLSDLVGENITSEYQLLSVLREMAKMKTEYVKVLHAVDSVRGKGYGVVTPERNEITLDKPEIIRHGNKFGVKIKAESPSIHMIRANIETEISPIVGTEEQAQDLIRYISDAGTSEEGMWETNIFGKTVEQLVNDGITGKIAMIGEESQVKLQETMQKIVNDSNGGMVCIII
- a CDS encoding purine-nucleoside phosphorylase, translated to MSASYDKLMKCFESLKERVDFKPRVAIVLGSGLGDFADTIAVEAELSYSEIEDFPVSTVPGHAGKFIFGYVGDVPVVCMKGRVHFYEGYPISDVVLPIRLMKLMGAEILFLTNASGGVNYDFKAGDLMLITDQISCFAPNPLIGPNIEALGTRFPDMSTVYDKDLQDILREAAKESGVPMKEGVYVQLTGPSFESPAEIRMMRTLGGDAVGMSTVVEAIVANHMGMRICGISCVCNLAAGMTENPLTHEEVQEAADKAAPLFTKLVSESVKRF